Proteins from a genomic interval of Spea bombifrons isolate aSpeBom1 chromosome 4, aSpeBom1.2.pri, whole genome shotgun sequence:
- the LEP gene encoding leptin, whose translation MQFTVLSLCGLLWFWLPLCHGWALKTERIKADAKMLSRTLITRIEEHPIQFMFPSNLKISGLDFIPDDQLLESLEHMDETLEIFQKILSSLPLENVDQMLSDMENLRSLLQLLNSIIGCTVRKPTLSDTLINITEEYAKAPFTTEKVALDRLQKCLHSIVKHLDHIKGC comes from the exons ATGCAATTTACCGTGCTCTCACTTTGTGGCCTTTTATGGTTCTGGCTCCCCTTGTGTCATGGATGGGCTCTAAAAACTGAAAGAATTAAGGCTGATGCAAAGATGCTATCAAGGACTCTAATAACCAGAATAGAGGAACACCCAATTCAG TTCATGTTTCCCAGCAACCTTAAAATCAGTGGCTTGGACTTTATCCCAGATGATCAGTTACTGGAGAGCTTAGAACATATGGATGAGACACTTGAAATCTTCCAGAAGATCCTGTCTAGTCTCCCACTGGAAAATGTTGATCAGATGCTTAGTGACATGGAGAACCTCCGCAGCCTACTCCAGCTTCTGAACAGTATTATAGGGTGCACAGTGAGAAAGCCAACTCTGTCGGACACTTTAATAAACATAACAGAAGAGTATGCCAAGGCCCCTTTTACTACTGAAAAAGTGGCACTTGATCGACTTCAGAAGTGCCTGCATAGCATCGTCAAACACCTGGATCACATCAAAGGTTGCTGA